Genomic DNA from Equus caballus isolate H_3958 breed thoroughbred chromosome 10, TB-T2T, whole genome shotgun sequence:
tgacccTCCACCCCTCCTTCCAAGGACACGGGGCCTGGGCCCCACACaaaggaatgtgtctgggctcggggccaaagatggccacttcgGCCTTGACTCTTAGGCACAAGTTACACAAAATACGTCCTGCGTCATGTTACTTGTCTGGCCTGGCCACCCCGACGGGCACCTGACaggactttagaaacatcccatccatgggaacaaaaaagataaaagcacCCCATCCGtgagaacaagaagaaataactcaaagtatccaaatgtctgaaaccctgagTCGGAACACAGAGAAACCTTAGGATAAAAGAGAGTCACAGGCATAGAACAATTGGCAGTCTCGCTGAGGAGAggacgctttgcctcagacccgGACAATCGGCACTCCCATCTGCCctacaaactattgggacttccctGGCTGATTgcggtgtggatgttgtaagcaccaatttgttgttcccctttatGCCTGCTCCTcgttctgtttccctttatcaatactctgattgcttaaacaaccaagtagccttggcggtacctgtcattccttgccctttgccgCTGCAGGCGACACCAGGCATGTGTTCAACTCTGTCTAGATTGAAGTATTCTCATTAtcctcctttcacagatgaggacacagagccGGATGGGTTCAACACTTTGTCACAGGTCACAGAGCTCGTAAGTGGCCGAGCCCAGACTCAAAACCTGGCAGCTTAACCCCTGTGTGAGAGGGAGACGGATGGGACCCCCAGGTCCGGGTCCTGCAGGAGGACCCCAGACATTGATGTAACTTTGTACTTGAGTTGCAACCCTGCCCTGTTCAGTAAATGACTCTGTTAGCCGCAAATCATCAGCTACACACAATGGCcttaagaagaaagaaggaaagaaggaaggagggagagagggagggagggaggaaagaagaaagagagaaagaaaggaaggaaggaaggaaggaggaaagaaagaaaatcagagaaggaaggaaggaagaaagacagaaagaaaggaaaaaggaaagaaaaaaattagagaaggaaggaaggaagaaagaaagaaagaaaggaaaaaagaaagaaagaaatttagagaAGCAACGGGACcctatagaaaataaacaaagtttttaagaaaagaatagcCTTGTgttgggagatttggggagaagaaagaggaagtggTGGCAGGAGCTGCTGGTAATGGCAGCAGGTGAAGTGTGGGTGCAGGGAAAATTCATCACAGGAGGGGGAAATTATTGGGATTGCAAACAGTAAAAGTATGAAAAAGCACAAAGATACAGAATGACGTCCAGAGAGCTTGGGGAGAATGAGCTATTCAGCAAACATTGATTGAGCACCATCTGTATGCCAGGAGCCATCGGCTCAGCCTCTTTGCTGACCTTGTGCCTCGAGTCTCTTTCCCCTGAGCCCCTTTCCTCACCTGTCCCTCTAGCCTGGAGGGCCTGAGGGATGGCCCCAGGGAGGGATGGCATTTCCAAAGAACATTTACAAGGTACTGagctaaaagaatattttgggcgaaaaatacagattatttaaaagtacaaattatTAATCTGAGTTGGGGAGGGATTCAGAAGAGACTGAAAAAGAGTCTTCTCCTTTTTCAAGTCCTGCCAGGTGCTTGGCAGCGAGCTGTGGGAGCAGGTCAGAGGCGGGGTCATTCCCACGTCCTAAGTCCAGACAGCCTGGATCGCCAGGATGGACCAGAAATTCATGTAGTTGAGATAGGACAAGAAACCtggggggaggaagagagcagagggTGTGAGATGCAGAGGTCACCGGCCCGCCCCTGATCCCAGTCCTCTCCCCATGCCCAACCACACCCCCTACCGAGTCCTCAAGCCCATCCCTAAACTCAAACTCAATCCCATCCCCTACTCTGTCCCCAACCCATTTCCAAACCCAGCCGCATGTCACCCTCTACCCTGTTCCCAAACTTGTCCCTAAAGCTGAACCCAACCCCTCTCCCTATActttccccaacccccaccctcaaACCCAAACCCGAAGCCATCCTCTACACTGTCCTCAAGCCCAACACCATTCCCAACACTGTCCCCAACCCATTTCCAAACCCAACCCCAAACCCATCCCTACACCCAGCCCTACGCCCAGCCTGTCTCCCAACTCAATTCCATCCTACTTAACCCTGTCCAcaaccccaaccccaccccaaaCCCTGTCCCACCAAGTCCCCATCTGCATCCCTGAACCCATGCCCAAcccaaccccaccccagcccagaccAGTCATCATGAAGAAGAAGACGCTGGTCCATGCCAGGTAGAAGCTCCGCCCCAGCCTGTAGGTCATGCCTTCCTGCAGGAACTCGTCAGCCTGCAGCAGGTAGCACAAGACACCCAAGATCGTGCTCGTCCCTGTGTAAGTACAGGTGTTAGGAGGCCAGGCGTCAGCTGTGTGAGGACCCCTGTCCCACAGCTGTGTGGCCGCCCAGCTCTTGCTCATTATTTTCCCACTTTCTTTTACCTCCCTGTACCTCTGCTCACGAGCAGGAAAATGGGCTCCCACAACGTCATGGTAGAGGACATTGGAGCCTTGGTCTTTAACCAGGTGATGGTGGTGTCTAAAATCACAGGTTGTGGGGCCAACAGACTGGAGCTCTtgtcctgcctctgccacccAGCTAGGGCAGcaactccacctctctgagcctcatttccctcatctgtaaagtgggcataaTCATGGGACCCATCTCCTTGGGCTGTCATGGGGAATTATTGAGATTGGCTCATGTCCTGGCACACAGTGAATCCTCAAGAATTGAGATTGGTTATTATCACTATATTGGGTCTTTAATTTTGGGGCTTCTGAAGCAGTGGACAAGGAACCCAGTCACTCtggatattttaactttattttgaaatgacaTGAATTAAAGCTAATTTGTGAAAAGGAAAAGACTTGGTTTTAGCTCGGGTCGTCGAAGTACtgggtaattttttctttatgttatcgaaaaataatattggaagtgttttccatttcattaagaGGCGAAATGGACAAAAATGattttcttagagaaaaatgTCCCATTTAAGATGGCATAAAACTGAGGTGTTTTCTACACTTTGTATCTCGTATCTAAACAATCAGGAAGAGCTGCTAGACAAATTGGATGAATACCGTTCACTAACAGGGAAACAGGAAGTTGAGTGCTCTCCATTCTTGGCCTCATTTTCACTCTCCAAGAACGTGCTTCCTTTGATGCAACTGAAAGTTAGGGTCAATTACTACCAGAGATGGGAACGCAATATCCTTCATTTCCAAATTAAAGTGCTCCCCATCTTCTTTTCTAACAAAAGTATGACTTGGCTTGCCAATGGAAAACTAAATTATTCTAATCACAATATCAATTTTGAGTTATTTGGGTAGGGGTGGGAGGATTATCACCATAAGGATTCGTGCAAAGTGAAATAGCTACCATCAAGTACCAACATTTTCTAATTCAATCCTCATGACATCTCCGCGTGGTAGGAAATTTTATCCCCATccttcagatgagaaaactgtggctCAGAAGGATTGAGTAGCTTGAACAAAATCACCCAGCtagtggaggtggggagacaggATTTGAGATGGGATTGGAATGGGAAATGGGGTTGGATATTGGGTAGAGGTTGAAGTTTGAGTGACAAGGATGGAGGCTGAGTCTGGTGCTGGGGATGAGGATGGGTTGTGAGCAGGGATGAGGATGGATTGGAGATTGATGAGAGGATGGAGTTGGGAACGGGTTGGGTTGAGTTTGAGAGTGAGGTTCACAGGTGAGAGAGATGGGATTGTGTTTGTGGTTGGGCGTGAGGTTGGAAATTGAGAAGAAGATGGGGTCACAGATGGGTTGGGGTTGAGTCTGAAGTTGAGGTTCACAGGTCATAAAGTTGGGTTGGATTTGGAATGAGTGTTGAGGAGAGTCTGGCATGGGGTTGAGTTGGGTGTTGAGATTTGTAAAGGGGTTGGGGATGGTTTGGAGATTGGATAGAAGATAGAATTGGAATGGAGGTAGGGATGGGGATGGGTATCACAGAAGGGGATGTGAATGATCTTGAGATTTGTTGGTGATGGAGATGGGAGGTGAAGTGGAGGCTGGTATTGGGGCTGGAGATGGGGTTGGGTTGGAAGCTGACATTTTTATTGGGATGGGTTGGAAATTTGGAGGGAGATAGGACCGGGATTAGGGATGAAGGTGAGGATGGGGATGGGACTGGAGTAAGGTGGAGGGGGGTTGGGTATCACGATAGGCACTGGGCCGGGTACACCTCGCCTTGGGTCCTGAGGGAAGGATCTCAGTGCCATGCCTGTCAGGATGCTGAGGACGATGTTGGTGAAGTCCAGTGCTGGCATGTTGGACCAGCTGAAGAAGTTCATGTTTATGAGGATGATGCAGAGGCAGACGTTGGTGATGCTGGCGATGATGAGGAAGGCCCAGGAGAAGTCCAGAAAGTCTGGGAAAGAAAGACAATCAGGGACACCAAGGCAGGCCCTCAGGTCATGAGCTTGTGGAAAGGGTCCCCAGTGAGTCTAGGAGTATTTTTAAACCCTCTCCTTTGCAAACTCTTCATCCTCATCTTAAGAAAATTGAAACTGGGCTCTAGAGAAGGGATACTGAGGCAGATGCCTTCGGCATTGAGGATACACCTCTGGGTCAGTCAAAACAGGTTCTCGGGCAGTGAGAAGTGGGGTGGACATTGAGCAACCAGCTTGATAAACTGAGGACAGATTCCCTGGGGTGAAAAAGCCTCAGGAGACTGTGTAAGCTCCTAGGGTTATGAGGACTCTGAGGATGGGTAGCACGCAGGTGAGGATGGGCATAGCACAATGAGGATAGTCCTGGGGCAGTGAGGGCCATCCCGAGGGAGAGGGGACAATCTAGGGGGAGTGAGAACCATCCCAGGGAAGGCAGAAAGGGGTCTctgagacaaagagagaagacGAGTCCCAGGAATGGTGAATAGAGGGCAGGCCTTACAAATATCCTGGTTGTACTCATGCAGGCAGGAGCTGTCAGGGCACTGCATAAAGAAGATGGTGCTGACGGGGATGGTCAAGGGGCCCGCAGGGTCCCAAGGGGGCAGCAATGGCACCTGGAAGTGgatccagggctggcccagagagATGAGACCGATGATCACCATGCCAGCCAGGCTCAGTGCCAGACTCAGCAGGCGGCTGATCTTCTTGGCCTCATGCAGCAGCCGCCAGCCTACGGGCAGCGGTGAACGGCTGCGTTTATACTTGTTCTGAAACCTGCAGCAGATCACCCCCCACCAATGTCAGCACTGAGTCAAGCCACTCAGCCCAGACACCCCAAGTCCAGCTGCCAGAGCCCGTCCCACCCTGTCTAGCCTTTGGACTCCATCTTCCTTCTCTGGATCCCCCACATCCTGCCTCTAGGACATGCCCACCGGGGTTCAGCCTCCAGGCTCCCTTGCCTCCAGATCTAGCTTCCTGCCATCCCCAATTTAGTCTCTAGGTTGAATCAGAGGTCTAGCCTCTATACCCTGCCACCCCTAGGTCCAACCTCCAGTCTCTGATATGATTCTGGTCTCTCGCCTTTCACTGCTGCCCGTCCCGCAGAATTCTAGCCCTGAGCCTGGCCTACTGCCTGGACCTACTTCCTCTCACCTGCCAGAATTGACCTCAAAGTCGTGGCCTGATGGTGAGCTGAGGGTGCTTTTCTCTAGAGTAGTTTGGTTGAATTGGGAGCTGTCCGTAGAGCCTTTGAGACTCTCCTGGGAGGCCCAGGTAATCGATTCCATGCTTTTGATACTGGCCTCGGGGCTGTCAGTAATTGAAGGGGGGATGTCGACTTTGGCCCGGATTACCGGCCAGATGCCAGTTTTTGGCCGGTGGTCCGGGAGACTGACTTCACTACTGTCGTCACTTGATTCTATACTCCTCAGGGTGGTGTGCGTAATCAATGGAGGGCTTTGGACGCTGGGGCGGCGAGTTTGGAGAACTGGTAGAAGCTCTTGGCTATTGACCCAGCGACTGTAGGTAAGTGGCGGTGTGTCTTGGGTACTGACTCGGCGACTGTTGAAAATGGATGGTGTGTCTTGGGTACTGACTCGGCGACTGCTGAAAATGGATGGTGTGTCTTGGATGCTGACTCGGCGACTGCTCACTGGTGGAGGGTCTTGGATACTGACCCGGCGACTGTGGCTAATGGGCAGGGGTTCTTGGATACTGACCCGGCGACTGTGGCTAATGGGCAGGGGTTCTTGGATACTGACCCGGCGACTGTGGACAATCGGTGGAGAGTCCTGAGTACTGACCTGGGGCCTGTAGGTAAGTGGCGAAGGGTTTTGGGTCTCATCTTGGTTGTTATTTGGAGATTCTGGATGGAAATCTGGCTGGGTGCTCTCGTGGCCAGATTGGGGCCTCTGGGACATGAGGAGACGCAGGGCAAGGTCAGTCCCCAGATGCACTCAACAGCCTGCCAACTGCCTCAGCCCCTCCTTGCAGGCACCTCCATGGCTACCTGGAAGTCCGTTGGTCTCTCTCCGGGGTTCAGGCCCTGTCCCTTGGCCTTTGCATCTCTCTGTCCCTTCTTCTGTGTTTCTTGGTCTCTCCTGCTGTCCACAGGCAGGCCTCCAGGCTGCAGTGTGGCCTGCagttgggggcaggggggaggtTCCATGACAGTTGGGGGAGTTCCAGGAGGTTGAGACGTTGGCCATGGACTCATCCTCCGTCCTAGCTCCACGTGAGTGACAATGGGGCTGAGGCTGATCAGGACGAGTTCAGCGTGGGGTCTGAGGAGGGTCAGGATTGGGTCAAGAAGAGGTCACTGCTGGGTTAAAGCatcagggcagggcaggggtgagATGGAGGGTAGGGAGTAATCAGGGTGGAGACAGAGCAGGGTCAGAGAGGGGCCAAGGTGGGGTCAGAGTGGGGTCAGGGTGGAGACAACAGGGTCAGAGAGGGGCCAGAGTAGGGTCAGGGCTAGGCAGGGCTGAATCAGGGCTGGGTCACTGGCATCTGTGAGATCACTTCTTGCAGCTTCCGGAGGGCCTGAGATCTGCATTTATAATACCCTCCCCCTACATGCCCCCACCCGAGGCCCTTCCAAGATCTTCTCTGAATCAGTTTTATCCCTGTATTCCCTTCTCTGGTTCCACATCTATCCttggtctctttctttctcctccgtctctgtctctcttcacCTTTCTCTGAGGCCTCAGGGATCCAGAGAAGATCGGGCCCTCAAAGACCTCCAGCTGGGTTTGGGGAGAGGCAGACGCAGCCACAGCTGGAGAAGGGCTCAGGAGAGGCCAGCAGGGGTGCGGGCACCCACCCAGTAGGTTCACTCTTTCCAGTCAAGAGAGGCGATTTTTCACACGGCTGCTTCCTCCACCCTTTCCTTTGGCTTCTGTGACGaccttttgaaaaaacaaaaaaccccacaaacgtTTACGTCTTCAACGACATGAATACCTatttaactgctctgtgcctctgttcCCCCATCAGTCAAAGGAGATAATGATACTTCAGAGGGTTGTCATAAGGA
This window encodes:
- the LOC102151082 gene encoding uncharacterized protein isoform X1, with protein sequence MSQRPQSGHESTQPDFHPESPNNNQDETQNPSPLTYRPQVSTQDSPPIVHSRRVSIQEPLPISHSRRVSIQEPLPISHSRRVSIQDPPPVSSRRVSIQDTPSIFSSRRVSTQDTPSIFNSRRVSTQDTPPLTYSRWVNSQELLPVLQTRRPSVQSPPLITHTTLRSIESSDDSSEVSLPDHRPKTGIWPVIRAKVDIPPSITDSPEASIKSMESITWASQESLKGSTDSSQFNQTTLEKSTLSSPSGHDFEVNSGRFQNKYKRSRSPLPVGWRLLHEAKKISRLLSLALSLAGMVIIGLISLGQPWIHFQVPLLPPWDPAGPLTIPVSTIFFMQCPDSSCLHEYNQDIYFLDFSWAFLIIASITNVCLCIILINMNFFSWSNMPALDFTNIVLSILTGTSTILGVLCYLLQADEFLQEGMTYRLGRSFYLAWTSVFFFMMTGFLSYLNYMNFWSILAIQAVWT
- the LOC102151082 gene encoding transmembrane protein 202 isoform X2, whose product is MVIIGLISLGQPWIHFQVPLLPPWDPAGPLTIPVSTIFFMQCPDSSCLHEYNQDIYFLDFSWAFLIIASITNVCLCIILINMNFFSWSNMPALDFTNIVLSILTGTSTILGVLCYLLQADEFLQEGMTYRLGRSFYLAWTSVFFFMMTGFLSYLNYMNFWSILAIQAVWT